The genome window GGGCGGGGTGCCTGTCTGCCTGCTGAGCAGAGGCAGGTAGGCCTTAGCTCTCTTCTTGTATGGAGCGCGGGGTTTCCGATATCTCCTCGGTCTGCCAGTTATCGCAGTCGAATCGGCGGCAATGCAGCATTCGCCGGCTTGTGCCGTTTTCCATCTCCACCGTAGCGATGGAGGCGTAGCGGCAAGATAAGCAGAGCGACGGTTCGAGAAGTCGAACGATCTTTAAGCGTGTATCCTCATTTTTCATAGAGTGCATCCTCGGTATTCATCTGTCGGTCGGTGGCCTGTGTTTGGCGTGCCCTATCTGTTGGACGAAATAAGTTCTGCGTTCGTTCAGACGGGCTGAAGACCTCTCTCGTTATCGGGTGTCATTAGGTGCGCGCGCACCACAACACTCTGTCCGCATTGGCTTCGCCCGCGCAGATGGCAGATAGCCTCCTCTTCGGTAAGCGCCCACTGCAGGCGTTGTCTTCGTAGTGCAGAGGCGATGCGAACGTGTTCCCTGTTGCCCACAACTTCGAGACGTCCGTAATGAGCGGCGAGACGTTCTCCTAGCGTTTCGAAGGCGTGCCACCAGGCTAAGTCGAGCAAAGGAAGACGATGTGCTTTAGCGAGGTTGATCACGACCTCGAAGTGAGCAGTGAGCAAGAGGTAGTTGATAGCCTCTGCCAACTGCTGCTGAATGCCTTCATTCCATTCGCCCTCCAGTGTGAGCACGGGTATGCCGCTATGCAGATAAAGGTGTAGCTTGCACGACGTGTTTTCCATGGGTTCCTCAAAAGCTCTCTACCGAGAACGTTTGGCTTCATTATCGGCAGGAGCGCTTGAGAAAAGGAGGGGAAAGAGAGAACTTGGCATTCCGCTCGCTCTTTTCCTCAGGAACCACCGTTCCCAGTCTCGTTATTCCATATTTCCACCTGAAATTTACCATAAGAAAGTTTGACGGGCAGTGGGGAAGGAGGTGCGAATCGCCTCCGGCAGGAATTCTCGGATTTTTCCAGAAAGTGTAACTCCTGTAAGGGCGCCATTCATCGCGCCCCAAATCTCATCTTGAGGAGGTTTAGGTGGTCTCTCGATACCCCTTAATTTGCGGGATTGTGTGTTGGCTTGCACTGAGCTGCTTTGGTCTATGGACAAAGGCTGCTGCTCAGGTACCTGAGGACATTTTGCGTGAGGTTCCCCCTCACTTTGAGGTCCCTTCCGGCTCCTATACGCTTGTGGCTACATGGGCGGCTGCGGGGACGCTCTATAAACATGGAACGGGCAAGGCTGTTTCCGACCCTCAAGCCACGGAGAGCAAAGCTTGGGAGGCCTCAGTGGGGGAACCGAGCGCTGCCATGCTCTACGGACCTTACATCACAACCTTGCCCCAGGGCGATTATGTGGCATTTGCCCGTGTCGAGCGCACCAGCTCCACCGATGAAGAGATCGTAGGCACGCTAGATGCATGCATAGATTACGGACAGAATATCCTGAACTCGGTAGATTTAGCCACGGCCGATCTTCCCCGTGAACACTACGTGGAGATTCCGCTGCCATTCCACTATCCTGGTGGGGCGCTTGAGGTACGTGTGAACTGGGCGGGATATGCGAACTTGCGAGTGGATAAAGTGACGCTGTTTCGAGTAGAAGGGGCAAACCTCTCTCAGTTTATTCATCGAGCGCCGCCGGCCCGCGAGAGCGGGGAACCGAACCATTTAACTCCTCTCTTCGCGCCAGCAGGGACGCCTCTGTTTCCTCGCTCGCACACGCCTGCTTCCACACTAGAGGTGCTTGATCTGCGGAAGCAGGGGCCTTCTTGGCAACTCCTTTTGCTGAGCCTACAAGGGCTGGTCAATCGTCAAAGGCCCCGCATCTACTATCTCCTCAACGACCAAGACCCGTTTTGGTTGCGATGGATGCGCCAAAATGGTTGGATCAAGGGATGGAAGGAAGTAACCGATCCTCACCAGCTTCTCCAGGAGTATCGCAGCGTCTATCATGGGCTTGTGGTAACAGACCCCACACGGCCAGCATCGGTGAACGTTGCAACCATGATCGCCAGCATTGACGACCTTTTGGTCGCTACGCCCTCGTTAGCAAAAGAGCTTGGGCTTCCTGTAAAGGAGGATTTAAGAGGACGTTGGACGACAGATGTACAGGCCTATCAGTGGGCGTTTGACAATTTGTGGCCTCACCTCAATCATGAGGTGATCTCTTGCACCTATCCGCAGCAAATGCCGCTGCGCGATTACCTTGTGGAGAATCGCATCTTTATCTTCTGGATTTCGGGGCCTATTGACGGGGCAAGGCCAGGAGCTGATCCGACAGCAGAAATGCACCTTATGGAGCAGCTTCTTGCCAAAATGCCAGCGGACGCTCCTGTCATCAGCTATCCCTATGCCGGGCAGGATGTCGGAGTTGGCGAAGGGCCTGGAGTTACTCTCTTTGCTGAGTTTGGGCGCTATTTGGTAGGTAGTACCGACTGCAGCAACCTCAGTGTGCATAGCGGGATTCGGCTGCCGAATTTTCACCAGCGCCACCCAGCGCCGCCGAAGTTAGACCCGCGCAAAGTCTACGTCTCCTGGATCCTCTCGGATGGCGACAATCTGCCGGTACTCAGTGTTTTCAACTTCCCGGTGCTCTGGAAAAGCCCGGTACGAGGTACTATGCCCATCGGCTGGACGATATCGCCCTCGTCTTGGCTGCTTATGCCCGATATCGCCAACTACTACTACCAAACGGCCTCGCCAGATGATCAGTTCGTGGGGGCCGTCTCCGGCATTGGTTATACCTATCCTGATTCGTTCGGGGCGCGTTACAAGGCGCCTTATCGCCAAGAGGTCTTCGATCGCTTTCTGTATCAAACGGCCGAGGGCTATCGTCATATGGATATCGTGGACGGCTGGATTATGGGCATTACGCACGACTCGCTATTAGACCGTTATGCCGAGGACATTCCCACATTGCAGGCGCTCTTCCCAGACTACGGACGCCGTGTGGGTTCTTACGATGAGGCCACCTACCCGATTGTTCGCAACCTACCGGTGTTCCATGCGGTGACGAATTGGAATGGCCAGCTGTCACGTGAGGAGCAGATCGATTCATTAGTGGAGCAGATAAAGGCTATTACACCGGAACGTCGCCCCGCTTTTCTGCATCTATTTGCGCTCAACTGGTTCACCGATCTCTCCATGTTACCAGAGATCATGAGGCGCTTAGGTCCCGACTATGTGGTAGTGCGCCCGGATGTGCTAGGGGCTCTCTATAGAGAGTATCTGAAGAAAGAAAAGCTGCTGGTGAGCTGTCCAAATCTCATAGCGCGTATCATTGGGTTGCCTTTACGATTCCAATGCACATTAGAGAACGTGGAATCGCATCCGGTCTCTGCACAGGTTCGAGTGACGGACGGCATGACGGACGTTGAGATAGAGGGAAATCTAGCCGCGTTGGCTCCAGATGTGAAAGTCCCTGTAAGCGTGGCCGGTGTGCCACAAGCAGATACGGTGCAGCTTGAAGCGACGGTAGAAGGGGGCCCCTCGCACCGAACAACGGTACAGCTGCGCTCGATCGACCCAAGTGAACTTGTGGGCGGTTTAGAGGTGCTGCGGACAAAAAGTGGTACGCTTCCCACATTGAGCTATGTTCAGCATTTTGATGTGAGCGCTCTCGCCCACCAAACAGGCGCTATGGTTACGGATCCTAGAGCGATTGGGGGCAGGGCTTGGCAGGTCTTACCGGGGAAAGACCAGGCAGGTCATGCGCTTTTCGGCCCCTATGTGCCGATGCCGGCGGGAGACTACTTGGCGTTGTTCCGCATAGAGCGCGTAGGAGAACAAGAGGGCTCCGTAGGCTTAGTAGATAGCTGTGTAGGAGGTGGGGTGCCTGTGCTCGCCGAACGTGGGGTGCTCCTGTCGGAGCTGCCACTAGGCCGTTATGTGTACGTCCCTCTTGTTTTTCATCATCCCGGCGGCGCCTTAGAAACGCGCTTCTATTGGGATGGTAAGGTGGGCGTGCGGATGGATGGGGTAGATCTATGGCGCATCAGCGGCGGTACAACGACCACGATGCGTCGCCCCTAGCTCATTCAGCAAGACATTCTGCTGAGGCCTTTGTCTCTCAGTAGAGCAGGTGTAGGGAGCAAACTTGTGTTTGCTCCCTATGTTCGCATTGCAGCGAAGCCCCGCTATTGGGTGCCGGGGTTTGCATCGTGACGATCAGCCTTGCGCAAGCCGTTCTTTTATAGAGCTAACAATGCTCTCTAGAGGCAGCTCCTGCTGTTCACGGGTCGTTTGATTACGGAGGGCTACCACGCCACGAGCTAGCTCGTCCTCACCGAGAAGCAGGGTATAGGGGGCACCCAGATCGTCTGCACGTTTTAGCTGTTTCTTGAAATTTCTTCCTTGGTAGTCCATATCGGCGCATATGCCAGCCCTGCGAAGATCGTGGAGTAGGCGAACAGCGATAGGGCGCAGACGCAGGCTATCCCCTAACAAAATGAGGAACACCTGCGGGTTTTCATCCTCTACAGGTAAGACAATGGAGAGAGCTTCCAGAGTGAGCAGGCAGCGCTCGACTCCCAGTCCAAACCCGATGCCGGGGGTTGGAGGGCCGCCACACTCCTCCACAAGGCGATCATAGCGTCCTCCTCCGCAAAGCGCGTCTTGTGCTCCCAACCCTTTGCCCTTCACCTCAAACACGGTGCCGGTGTAGTAGTCAAAACCACGAACGAGCATAGGGTCCACTACAAAAGGCGTCTCAAGGGCGTGAAGATATTCTTGCAATCGCTCGAATTGATCGCGGCTTTGCGCATCGAGATAGTCAAGCAGTTTAGGAGCTTCGGCTAAAATCTCTTTTTCTTTCGGGTCTTTGGTATCGAGCATCCGCAGCGGGTTCAGCTCGAAGCGCTTTTGGGCATCTTGGCTCATTTGGCTAAGGTAAGGACGAACATAGTTGCGCAGGGCTTCGAGATAGCGGGCACGTGCCTCAGGCGTGCCAAC of Chthonomonas calidirosea T49 contains these proteins:
- a CDS encoding anti-anti-sigma factor, whose product is MENTSCKLHLYLHSGIPVLTLEGEWNEGIQQQLAEAINYLLLTAHFEVVINLAKAHRLPLLDLAWWHAFETLGERLAAHYGRLEVVGNREHVRIASALRRQRLQWALTEEEAICHLRGRSQCGQSVVVRAHLMTPDNERGLQPV
- a CDS encoding GxGYxYP domain-containing protein; protein product: MVSRYPLICGIVCWLALSCFGLWTKAAAQVPEDILREVPPHFEVPSGSYTLVATWAAAGTLYKHGTGKAVSDPQATESKAWEASVGEPSAAMLYGPYITTLPQGDYVAFARVERTSSTDEEIVGTLDACIDYGQNILNSVDLATADLPREHYVEIPLPFHYPGGALEVRVNWAGYANLRVDKVTLFRVEGANLSQFIHRAPPARESGEPNHLTPLFAPAGTPLFPRSHTPASTLEVLDLRKQGPSWQLLLLSLQGLVNRQRPRIYYLLNDQDPFWLRWMRQNGWIKGWKEVTDPHQLLQEYRSVYHGLVVTDPTRPASVNVATMIASIDDLLVATPSLAKELGLPVKEDLRGRWTTDVQAYQWAFDNLWPHLNHEVISCTYPQQMPLRDYLVENRIFIFWISGPIDGARPGADPTAEMHLMEQLLAKMPADAPVISYPYAGQDVGVGEGPGVTLFAEFGRYLVGSTDCSNLSVHSGIRLPNFHQRHPAPPKLDPRKVYVSWILSDGDNLPVLSVFNFPVLWKSPVRGTMPIGWTISPSSWLLMPDIANYYYQTASPDDQFVGAVSGIGYTYPDSFGARYKAPYRQEVFDRFLYQTAEGYRHMDIVDGWIMGITHDSLLDRYAEDIPTLQALFPDYGRRVGSYDEATYPIVRNLPVFHAVTNWNGQLSREEQIDSLVEQIKAITPERRPAFLHLFALNWFTDLSMLPEIMRRLGPDYVVVRPDVLGALYREYLKKEKLLVSCPNLIARIIGLPLRFQCTLENVESHPVSAQVRVTDGMTDVEIEGNLAALAPDVKVPVSVAGVPQADTVQLEATVEGGPSHRTTVQLRSIDPSELVGGLEVLRTKSGTLPTLSYVQHFDVSALAHQTGAMVTDPRAIGGRAWQVLPGKDQAGHALFGPYVPMPAGDYLALFRIERVGEQEGSVGLVDSCVGGGVPVLAERGVLLSELPLGRYVYVPLVFHHPGGALETRFYWDGKVGVRMDGVDLWRISGGTTTTMRRP
- the hisS gene encoding histidine--tRNA ligase → MRYSAPPYMYDVLPYPPSKEPWLYSAKWRYVERTFQNLCRYYGYREIRTPILEQTELFTRSIGETTDIVSKEMFTFTDRGGRSLTLKPEGTAPVVRACIEHGLFAQYPLLKLYYTSQNFRYERGQKGRYRQHEQLGVEVFGSSDPAIDAEVITLAMDFYRALGITELALHIHTVGTPEARARYLEALRNYVRPYLSQMSQDAQKRFELNPLRMLDTKDPKEKEILAEAPKLLDYLDAQSRDQFERLQEYLHALETPFVVDPMLVRGFDYYTGTVFEVKGKGLGAQDALCGGGRYDRLVEECGGPPTPGIGFGLGVERCLLTLEALSIVLPVEDENPQVFLILLGDSLRLRPIAVRLLHDLRRAGICADMDYQGRNFKKQLKRADDLGAPYTLLLGEDELARGVVALRNQTTREQQELPLESIVSSIKERLAQG